The genomic DNA GAACGCTGCTGGGTTTTCTGGGAACCAACGAGCATCCGAACGTCGACCCAAGCAAGACCTTGATGCCATGGCAGACCACTTGCGCATTACACCTATTGGGACCTCGTCCACACCCGGCGCCTCTGCTGGGGTTTCCAGCCAACAGGGTAATTTCACGAGGCTGTCGGGCACCATACATGTCCGCGTCCGCCATGCATCGCGATCAATAGCCGCCATTCCGACCTGTCATCGGGCCTGAATAGACGACGGTGCCCCAGGAGAAGGAAGCGCCACCCTAAATTGCCGAAGCCACCATGGACTAGAGATGGTCCTCTTCCAATAGAACTTACCCCTCAAGCGTCCTTTGCTGTTCCGAGAGCCCTTCTAAGGGGTGTGGTGGGCGCTGCTGTGGTtgtgaaggggggggtgggagggatgAGGTTTTGTGTGCTTCGTCGCCGCAGAAGTGCGTTGCGCGTACCCTGTACATACCGTAGTGTATACGCCTGCACGTCGTCACTCTTGTTGGGCGTCCATCGGCCAGCTATTTGTGTCACGGCTCTTCTCTCGGTCGTCGACTGGCTTCAAGTCCCGCATTGCCCGTTGACAAGCGCCACGGCTGCGGCATACGACTTGCGCGCCTCAAGATGGCCTCTAGGCGAGCCTTGGTCCAGATGGCGGATGATGGGCAGGCGTACCCATACAGCCGGGACCAACCGTTGCAGTGAACATGACCATCACATCGGAGGCGCGGGTTTTAGGGAGAGCTTGCGAGAGGTAGGGGGTTCAAGAACGCCACAGAGTATATCCTTAACAGCTCGATTCGGGACGCAATGCCGCCGGTTGTAAAGGGGACTTTTGCTCGCAGTCTCTCGCGGTCTCTCGTGTGTGCTGTTCGAGGCCAGAGGCGCAGGGCAGttggagggaggggaggcagATGACGAGTGCTCCATCATTGCCGTCGGCATCTGGGAAGACACACCGTCGGCGTTCATGATGATGTTGAATCGAACTCGAGACGTAGCAGACCTGCAGGTCTCCCCACTAGGTCATCCAAAGAGAGAAACCATTTTACCTAAAGAAGAGGATACGTGCTTCTCCGAGGCAACCTCCGCGCCATCCAACGGTAAGTGCGTAGAAGAAACAGTATGGGCGATGGGCCCGGGAAcgcgcgagagagagagagagagagagagagagaggcattGGCTGAAGGAGCGTTAGTAGGAGGCGACACCGGTCCTTGACGAAAGGATTGAAGGAACAAGTACGTCGAGCGTTCACTGCATCTCTTATTCCTGCGGCCATTCCTTCCATGCGCGTGTCCCATTTCCTGGGCCGGGCTCTGCCTAACCCCCGTCTTCCCCCAACTCTTCACGCACAAGGGGacaagaaagaaggggggggatagAATCCTGCCCAGTCAGCCATCCCTAATCGAGACAACAGACATATCTCGTAGGAGATGGTGGGCTTCTTGTTGCGGTATGGTCAAGGAGAGTAGAACGAGAAGGAGGTTGGCCTGCGGAGGCGGATACGGATGCGACTGGCCCCctcctttccttttcctctcACCCATTTTCCTCACTCGCGCATGGTATGGCATGGCCTGGCTTGGCCGCAGGTTTTCGGGCCTTTGTTGCTCTCCCTTTCTCCATCTGGGTATCCAGGTAGGTATCTCCATCTTCTGCTGGCTATGGGATAAGTCGGGACTTGACTAGTCAAGTCCCTCTCAAAGCCGCCAAGTGcgagaggaaaagagggggaaagaaaagaagaagaaaaaagccTGTCAATTTTtcatctttttttttggatTTGTTTTTGCTCCGTGAAACTATGAACTGCATAGACGTATCTATTCCCCCTTTCCCTATACCCTCCCGTATCCCTACCCTGCCCCGACATGCGTATATAAAATGTAATAAAAAACTGGAATCAAAAGTGTTGTATGGTTTTGATCGGCTTTTTTTTGTCTATGCCTATTCTGTCTCTCATGCttcccaccgccgccgtgaTACACCTTGCTCCTTTTTTCCTTGATACTGAAAAGAACCATAGCCGACCCCCCCTGATCTCAGGCAGAGGAGAATAGCATCCGGCCACTAAAGGCAAGGTcgaaggagggagagatCAGCCCACCCAGCGCCTGGCGCTCTTGAACATCCTGACCCACGGGCCGAATTCGCCCCaggcctcgacctgctccggGGGGATGTAGCTGCCGACGTCCGCCATGATGGTCCGCTCGGGATGGGGCATGAGGGCGAAGACCCTGCCGTCCCTGCTCCTGACGCCAGCCACGCCGCCAGGGCTGCCGTTCGGGTTGTGCGGGTAGCTTTCCGGCCCAGCGACACGCAGGCGGTTGTCGACGTACCTCAGCGGCacgaggccctcgtcgccgaggttgtcgagggcgtTGGGGTTCGCAAACGATGCCCGGCCCTCGCCGTGCGAGACGACGATCGGGAGGGATGAGCCGTCCATGCCATGGAGGAAGacggacggcgtcgccgcgcGGGACTCGTCGATCTTGACCATGGTGAAGCGCGCCTCGAACTGCCTGCTGGCGTTCTCAACGAACGTCGGCCAGTTCTCGGTGCCCGGGATCAGCTCCCGAAGGCGCGTGATCATCTGGCAGCCGTTGCACACGCCGAGCGCGAACGTGTCAGGGCGCTTGAAGAAGTTTTCAAACTCCTGGCGCGCGTGCTTGTGCTCGAGGATGGACTGCGCCcagccgacgccggcgccgaagacgtcACCGTACGagaagccgccgcccgccgcgacgCCCACAAAGTCCGCAAGCGACCGGCCTGCGAGCACATCCGACATGTGCACATCGACGGGGTCGAAGCCCGCCGCTTTGAAGGCGAAGGCCATCTCGCGGTGGCTGTTGACGCCCACCTCGCGGAGGATGGCGACGCGGGGCGCCTTGCGGAGCAGGCTGCCCAGGGACGCCGTCAGGGGCATGATGTTCTCCGAGGGGGAGAAGGTAAGGTTGAACGACAGGCCGGGGTCGGCCGAGTCGGCCACGAGGGCGTACTCGCTGTCGGCGGACGCCGGGTTGTCCCGCTCTCTCTGCATCGCGtacgacgtcctcgaccaccACTGCTGCAtctcgacgcggccgaggctGACGATGGGCGTGTGGCCGCCGTAGCGGACGTTGAGCGTCTGGTTGGTCTTGGGCTGGACGACGCCAAACTTGCGGATGAGGCCCGGGGGAGGGCCGCAGGTGGCGAAGCAGCGCTTGAAGTTGGTCTCGTCCTCCTTGCGgacctggaagacggcgccaAGCTCCTCGTGGAAGAGAGCCTCAAGGAGGTCGTTAGGGGCGTCCGActtggcgatgccgtcgagcatgaggtcgacgccgcagcggccggcgaacatcatctcggcgacggcggtcaTGAGGCCACCGTCGGAGACATCGTGGTAGGCGAGCACGACGCCGCTCTTGTGTAGTTGCTGCAGTGCATCAAAGTAGTCCGTAATGAGATCCACGTTGCGCACGTCAGGTGCCTCGTTACCCATCTGTCTCAGTGACTGCGCCAAGGCGGAGCCGCCCAtggccttcttgccctcggcgaggtcgacgtaCAGGAGGATCgtctcgccgacgtcctcgacgcggcgGAGCTGGGGGGTCCAGGTGTTGCGcacgtcatcgacgacggtgacggcggtgaTAATGACGGACATGGGCGCCGTGACGCTCTTGGCCTCGCCGGACTCGCGGTCCTTCCACGACGCTTTCATCGAGGTCGAGTCCTTGCCGACGGGAATGGAGATCTTGAGCTGAGGGCACAGCTCCATGCCGATggcgcggacggcctcgtacagaccggcgccctcgccaggGTGGTTGACGGCAGCCATCCAGTTGGCCGACAGCTTCACACGGTCCAGCTGACCGAGgaagtcggcggcgccaaggtTGAGCAGActctcggcgacggccatacgggcagaggcagcagggGAGATGAGGGCGAGCTGGGGTTTCTCGCCCATAGCCATGACCTCGCCGGTGCGGGCGTTGGAGCCGAGGCTGAACGAGGTCGCAGTGACCGCGCAGTCGGCGACGGGGGTCTGCCAGGGACCGACCATCTGGTCGCGAACGGAGAGACCGCCGACGGTCCTGTcgccgatggtgatgaggaaGGACTTTGAGCCGACGGCGGGCATGCGGAAGACCCGCTCGGTTGCGGCGGTGATGAGAGCGGCAGCGTCGGTGGCATCAGCAACGCCAGCGGCAGCCAGAGATGAGGCAGCGGAGAAGGCAGGCAGGTCCAGTTTTCGGGACTCGACGACAcgctcgaggcggcggccgggagggaagagggcaTTGAAAGGGAGGTCAATGGGCATGGGGTTCTCGGGAGAGTCGCGGTCGCTGAGAGTCAGCTTTGCGTTACCCTCGGCATCCATGGCGACGACAGTTCCGACATCAGAGAAGGGGCACCGTTCGCGACCTGGAGGGTTTGGTTTAGCAAAGGAACAAGGGGCAACTTCTGCGCAAAAAGAAAGGGGATAAGCGGGGGGTATACTCACGGCAGATGCTGACGAAGCGGTTGACGTTCTCCTTGTTGACAAGCAGGACGTAACGCTCCTGGGCCTCATTGCACCAAATCTGCAGCGGGCTCATACTGCTGTCTGCACTGTGGACTTGACGAAGCTCGAATTTGCCACCGAAACCGGCATCCTTGACAAGTTCGGGGAGGGCGTTGGACAGACCGCCAGCGCCCACATCATGGATCATGGCAATAGGGTTCTGCTCACCCAGAGCGGCGCAGGTATCGATGACCATCTGCGCGCGGCGCTCCATCTCAGGGTTGCCACGCTGGACACTGGCGAagtccagctcggccgtgTCCTCGTTTGATGCACTGCTGGAGGCGGCTCCTCCGCCGAGACCGATGAGCATGGCTGGGCCACCCAGAACGATGGCGTGTGCCCCGTCGTGGACGTCTCCGAGCTCCTTGAGGGCGTGCTGCGGGCGCACGGTTCCGACACCACCAGCGATCATGATCGGCTTGTGGTAACCGCGCCATTCAGGAGAGTCCTCCTTGCCGACGTCAGTCAGGAGGGTGCGGAAACAACCGAGCAGGCAG from Colletotrichum higginsianum IMI 349063 chromosome 3, whole genome shotgun sequence includes the following:
- a CDS encoding phosphoribosylformylglycinamidine synthase: MAPPKNLSLSPSVTPGETSPLIAGSSPCPTPTVGNMEFLTLVGSEAYTAKQAEELKTRINKTQDSNKVASVAGIWVYYVHLKNSDNNLIVQQKLTKWLALPDQTNAQIPANTDTQKTYYVTPRNISPWSSKGTSITHVCGLSGHIDRIERGRAITVNFENPVSDDDIAFKDVVYDRMTETIGLSRPDLTAMFIEGQRFPLEIVDIFGNADPVATLKSYNKQFGLAMDDSEIEYLVEVFKRLGRNPHDVELFMFAQVNSEHCRHKQFNANWTIDQQQMGHSLFGMIKNTHKSNPNFTVSAYSDNAAVLQGETASFWAPDYSTGSWKLTKEVVHVLIKVETHNHPTAISPFPGAATGAGGEIRDEGAVGRGSAPKAGLCGFWVSDLLIPDEKAPWEVDLGKPAHFASSLDIMLEAPIGSARFNNEFGRPCLLGCFRTLLTDVGKEDSPEWRGYHKPIMIAGGVGTVRPQHALKELGDVHDGAHAIVLGGPAMLIGLGGGAASSSASNEDTAELDFASVQRGNPEMERRAQMVIDTCAALGEQNPIAMIHDVGAGGLSNALPELVKDAGFGGKFELRQVHSADSSMSPLQIWCNEAQERYVLLVNKENVNRFVSICRRERCPFSDVGTVVAMDAEGNAKLTLSDRDSPENPMPIDLPFNALFPPGRRLERVVESRKLDLPAFSAASSLAAAGVADATDAAALITAATERVFRMPAVGSKSFLITIGDRTVGGLSVRDQMVGPWQTPVADCAVTATSFSLGSNARTGEVMAMGEKPQLALISPAASARMAVAESLLNLGAADFLGQLDRVKLSANWMAAVNHPGEGAGLYEAVRAIGMELCPQLKISIPVGKDSTSMKASWKDRESGEAKSVTAPMSVIITAVTVVDDVRNTWTPQLRRVEDVGETILLYVDLAEGKKAMGGSALAQSLRQMGNEAPDVRNVDLITDYFDALQQLHKSGVVLAYHDVSDGGLMTAVAEMMFAGRCGVDLMLDGIAKSDAPNDLLEALFHEELGAVFQVRKEDETNFKRCFATCGPPPGLIRKFGVVQPKTNQTLNVRYGGHTPIVSLGRVEMQQWWSRTSYAMQRERDNPASADSEYALVADSADPGLSFNLTFSPSENIMPLTASLGSLLRKAPRVAILREVGVNSHREMAFAFKAAGFDPVDVHMSDVLAGRSLADFVGVAAGGGFSYGDVFGAGVGWAQSILEHKHARQEFENFFKRPDTFALGVCNGCQMITRLRELIPGTENWPTFVENASRQFEARFTMVKIDESRAATPSVFLHGMDGSSLPIVVSHGEGRASFANPNALDNLGDEGLVPLRYVDNRLRVAGPESYPHNPNGSPGGVAGVRSRDGRVFALMPHPERTIMADVGSYIPPEQVEAWGEFGPWVRMFKSARRWVG